ATCAGGGTCTCCCCCGGCTGCGGGTGCCGCGCGACGCGCACCACCTGGTCGACGTTGAGCGATCCGAGCACCACGACGCGGCCCATGGGCACCTGCCTCCCCCGGCGCACGGCCGGCCGCGCCCGGGTGGCGCTCCCCGCCAGGGTACCGAGCGGATCCGGCCTCCCGGGCCGCCCGCGCGGCCCGACGGGGAGCCCGGCCGCACGCTCGTCGTCCTGGTCGCGACCGCCGTCAGTCGAGGAAGAGGACCCGCAGCCGCCGGGTCGTGAAGACCAGCCCGATCGCCGTCATCACCGCGAAGTAGAGCACGTGCCCGAGCACCGCGATCGAGATAGCCCCCGTCGTGAACCCGCGCACGAGCTCGACCGCGTGCCAGAGCGGCAGGGCCTGGATGACCGCCTGCGTCCACGCCGGGTAGACCGACAGCGGGTAGAAGGTCGCGGAGAACAGGAACATGGGCAGCATCACGAAGTTGATCCAGTCCATCTGCTGGAACGTCCTCATGTAGCTCGTGACGGCCATGCCGAAGCTCGCGAACGCCAGCGCGACGAGCACCACGGACGGCAGCGCGAGGATCGCCCACCACGACAGGTTGAGGCCGAGCAGCTGCATCACGACGAGGAAGCCCGACGAGTACACGACGCCGCGGAGGAGCGCCAGCGAGATCTCGCCGAACGCCACGTCGAGCGGGCCGAGCGAGGTCGCGAGCATCCCCTGGTACAGCTTCGAGTGGTTCATCTTGAAGAAGACGTTCCAGGTGGAGTCGTAGACGGCGCCGTTCATGGCGGAGACCGCGAGGAGCGCCGGCGCGATGTAGGCGGCGTACGGCACGGGCTGGCCGGTGCTCGTCGTCACGTCGCCCACGAGCGAGCCGAGGCCGATGCCCATCGCGAGGAGGTAGAAGACGGGCTCGAAGAACCCGGAGAGGACGACCGTCCAGTTGGTGCTGCGCGTCGCGAGGAGCCCGCGCGCGAGCACCGAGCGGGCGTTGCCGGCGTAGAGGGAGCGCGCGCCGCCGCTGCGACGGCGGACCGGGGCCCCCGTGGTGGATGCGCTCACTTCCGCAGCCTCCGCGTCGCGACCCGGCGGGCGAGGGTCCAGCCGACCGCGAGCCACAGCAGCAGGTACGCGACGTGCGCGACCGTCAGCCAGAGCGGCTCCTCGAGCCCGTACGTCGCGACGCGGCCGAGCTCGGTGCCGTGCCAGAGCGGCGAGATCCAGCCGATCCACTGCAGCCAGATCGGCAGCTGCGTGAGCGGGAAGAACGTGCCGGAGAACAGCGAGAGCGGCGTGAGGACGAAGCGCATGAGCATCGCGATCTGGCCGGTGTCCTGCTCGAGGGTGGCGACGTAGGCCATGACCATGACGCCGATCGCCATGCCCGTGAGCAGCGCGGCGAAGACGGCCAGGAACCCGGTCCCGAGCGGCACCGCGCCGAACAGCAGCATGAAGAGGAAGTAGGCGATGCAGGTCGGCGCCATGCGGATCGCCACGCCGATGACCTGGCCGTCGATGATCTGGCCCGGCGTGAGCGGCGACGCGTTCATCGCCTGGAACACGGGGTTCCACTTGAAGCCGCCGAAGATCGGGTAGGTGAACTCCTCGCTCGCGACCGTCATGGCGCTGGTCGCGAGGAGCGCCGGCGCGACGAACACCAGGAAGCTGATCCCGAGGGCCGCGTTCGCGTCCGTGCCGCGGTCCACGACCGAGGCGAGGCCCACGCCGAGCGCGTAGAGGTAGATGTACGGGCTGCCGATGGCGGTCGCGAGGGCGGTGCCGAGGTAGGCGCGGATCCCGAGGAGGCGGTGCTCGGCGGCGTACCAGGCGCCGAAGCGGCGGGGTCGCGCGCCGCCCGCGACGGCGGACCGCCGGGTGTCGAGGGCGCTCACTCGACCAGGCTCCGGCCGGTGAGGCGGAGGAAGACGTCCTCGAGGCTGGAGCGGCGGACGAGCGTCGTGATGGGCGTCAGGCCCTGCTCGAGGATCCGGCTCAGCACGGCCTCGCCGTCGGACGCGTAGACGAGCACGCGGTCGGGCAGCACCTCGACCCGGTCGCCGAGCCCCGCGATCTCGCGCGACGCCTCCTCGTTGCGGTCGGAGCCGAAGCGCACCTCGAGCACCTCGCGGCTGGAGTGGTCGCGGATGAGGGATGCGGGCGAGCCCTCGGCCATGATGCGGCCCTCGTCGACCACGATGATCCGGTCGCAGAGCTGCTCGGCCTCGTCCATGTAGTGCGTGGTGAGCACGAGCGTCGTGCCCTGCTCCTTGAGGCGGAACAGGCGGTCCCAGAGGATGTGGCGGGCCTGCGGGTCGAGGCCCGTCGTCGGCTCGTCGAGCAGCAGGATCCGCGGCTCGCTGATGAGGGCGCGCGCGATCGTGAGCCGCCGCTTCATGCCGCCGGAGAGGTCGTCGACCTTCGCGTTCGCGCGGTCGCTCAGCTGCGCGAACTCGAGCAGCTCGTCGGCGCGCGCCGCCACCTGCTTGCGCGGGAGGCCGAAGTAGCGGCCGTACACGATGAGGTTGTCGCGGGCCTTGAGCTCGAGGTCGAGGTTGTCGGCCTGCGGCACCACTCCCAGCTGCGAGCGGATCTCGGGGCCGTGCGTGTCGGGGTCGAGCCCGAGGATGTCGAGGGTGCCGCCGGTGCGCGAGGAGACCGCGCCGATCATGCGCATGGTCGTGGACTTGCCGGCGCCGTTCGGGCCGAGCAGCCCGAAGGACTCGCCGGGCGCGACCTCGAAGGAGAGGCCGTCGACGGCGACGTGGTCGCCGTACTTCTTCACGAGTCGGTCGGCGGTGATGACGGGGGTGGGCACGAGAAGCCAGCCTAGGGAGCGGGGCGGGTTTCCACCATGGGCGGAAATACGGCGTCGTGCGCGGCGGCAGGCGCCGGCCCGGCCCCGCGCGGCCCCCGGGTGCGAGCCCGCGGGGGCTCCCCGCCTCCGAGCGGATGCCCGGCAGGCGACGCGTAGAGTCCTCGTGGCGATGCGACGCGCCGCACCACCCGCCCCACCACCCGGGAGAACCCGCATGAGCACCGCCCGCCCCGACTCCCCCGCAGATCGCTCCCCCGCAGGTCGCTCCGACGGCGCCGCTCCCGCCGTCCCCACCGCGGCCGCCACCGCCGTCCCCACCGCGGCCGCCGTCCCCGCGGTGCCGACCGAGGCCGCGACCGCCGCGTCGCGCCCCCGCTCCCGCAACCCGTTCGCGCGCCGCGACGACGCCGCCGACGACGGCCCCCGCGCCCGGTTCTCGGAGCTGCTGCCGTACATCCTCGAGCAGCGCGGGCTGATGGCCTTCGTGGTCGTGCTCAGCGTGCTCGGCGCGGCCGCGAGCCTCGCCCAGCCGCTCCTCGTGCAGCGCGTGGTCGGCGTGGTGCAGGACGGCGGCGCGCTCGGCGCGCTCGTGTGGGCGCTGGTGGGCCTCGTCGTCGTGTCCGGGCTCCTCTCCGGCTACCAGCACTACCTCCTGCAGCGCATGGGCGAGGGCATCGTCCTGTCGTCGCGTCGTACGCTCGTGCGCCGGATCCTCCGCCTCCCCATCTCCGAGTTCGACACGCGCCGCACGGGCGACCTCGTCTCCCGCGTCGGCTCCGACACCACGCTCCTCCGCGCGGTCCTCACGCAGGGTCTCGTGGAGGCGATCGGCGGCGCGGTCACGTTCCTCGGCGCCATCGTCGCCATGTTCATCATCGATCCGGTGCTCCTCGGCCTCACCGTGCTGGTCGTCGCGGTGTCCGTCGTCGCGGTCGTGGGCCTCTCCGGCCGGATCCGCGTGGCCAGCCAGCGCGCGCAGCGCAAGGTCGGCGACCTGGCCGCGAGCGTCGAGCGGGCCATCGGCGCGATCCGCACCGTCCGCGCCAGCAACGCCACCGACCGCGAGATCCGCGCCATCGAGGCCGACGCCGAGGGCGCCTGGGAGATGGGGATCAAGGTCGCGAAGGCCTCGGCCGTCGTCGTGCCGATCGCGGGCATCGCGCTGCAGGCGTCGTTCCTCGTCGTGGTCGGCGTGGGCGGCTTCCGCGTCGCCTCGGGCGCCATCGCGGTCGGCGACCTGGTGGCGTTCATCCTGTTCCTCTTCCTCATGATCATGCCGCTCGGCCAGGCGTTCGGCGCCGTCACCGCGGTCAACCAGGCGCTCGGCGCGCTCGGGCGGATCCAGGAGATCGTGAAGCTGCCGGGTGAGACCGACGGCGACGCCGACCTCGCGGGCGGCCTGCAGGACGCCGGGCCCGTGGCCGAGGACCGCTCGGCGGCCGCCGCCGTCGAGCTCGTGGACGTGCGCTTCGCGTACCCGGCCGCTGCGGTGGCGGAGGTGTCCGATGGGTCCGCGCCCGCGCCCGCGTCGGCCGACGCCGTGGAGCCCCCGGCGGCCGACGACGCCCCCGGCGCCGACCGCACGGGCGGCGGCGTCCTCCAGGGCGTCAGCTTCCGCGCCGAGCGGGGCACGCGGATCGCGCTCGTCGGCCCGTCGGGTGCCGGCAAGAGCACGATCCTCGCCCTCATCGAGCGCTTCTACGACCCGACCTCGGGCGTCGTCCGCGTCGGCGGGCGCGACATCCGCACGCTGGACCGCGAGGACCTCCGCCGCCAGATCGGCTACGTCGAGCAGGACGCGCCCGTGCTCGCGGGCACGCTGCGCGACAACCTCACGCTCACGGCGTTCGACGCCAGCGACGAGGACTGCATCCAGGTGCTGCACGCCGTGAACCTCACCGAGGTGCTCGCGCGCAACGAGCTCGGCCTCGACGCGCCCGTCGGCGAGGACGGCATCATGCTCTCCGGCGGCGAGCGCCAGCGCCTCGCGATCGCGCGCACCCTGCTCTCCGCGCCCGCCGATCCTCCTGCTCGACGAGTCCACCTCGAGCCTCGACGGCCTCAACGAGCAGCTGCTCCGGAAGGCCATCGACGCCGTCGCCGAGCACCGCACGCTCATCGTCATCGCCCACCGGCTCTCGACCGTCGTCGACAGCGACCTCATCGTCGTCGTCGAGAAGGGCCGCGTCGTGGGCACGGGCACGCACGCGGAGCTCGTGGTGTCGACGCCGCTGTACCGCGACCTCGCGAAGCACCAGCTGCTCGTGTAGCGCGGGCCGGATGGGGCGGCGGATCCGCGGAGCGGATGCGGGGGCGCCGGCAGGTCCGGCTCGTCCGGCTCGTCCGACCTCCCGCGCTCAGGTGCCCGGCGTCGTACCCGTCGGCTCCGTTCGCGTCGCGGTCGCCAGGTGCATCTCGCGCACGGCGAGGAACAGCGGCAGGGCGAAGGCGAACGCCACGAGCGGCACGAGCAGCACGTGGATCCACACGCGGCGCATCCCGAGGCGCCGCCCCTCGACGATGATGAACACGACGCTCGCCACGGCGGCGATCAGCAGGTCCCACGACAGCGAGGAGACCGTCGGCCCGCCCGCGGCCAGGTCGGCCAGGAAGTCGCGGCCCTCCGTCATGACGCGGATGTTCGCCGTCCACGTCAGCACGAGGCCGGCCGCCGCGAGGACGAGGTAGACGACGGCGAGGCGCGTGGGGCGTCGGCGGGCTGGTCGCGAGCTCATGGGGACCCTTCCGGTGGATGGGGACAGGCTAGGCGCGCCGGGTCCCGGAACGCGGGGCGGCTCGCCGGCCCGGCCGGCGGTCGAGGCCGCGGCGACGTCACGGCGCCGTCAGGGCGCGCCGTCAGGGCGC
The nucleotide sequence above comes from Clavibacter sp. B3I6. Encoded proteins:
- a CDS encoding DUF2834 domain-containing protein, which translates into the protein MSSRPARRRPTRLAVVYLVLAAAGLVLTWTANIRVMTEGRDFLADLAAGGPTVSSLSWDLLIAAVASVVFIIVEGRRLGMRRVWIHVLLVPLVAFAFALPLFLAVREMHLATATRTEPTGTTPGT
- a CDS encoding ABC transporter permease, whose amino-acid sequence is MSASTTGAPVRRRSGGARSLYAGNARSVLARGLLATRSTNWTVVLSGFFEPVFYLLAMGIGLGSLVGDVTTSTGQPVPYAAYIAPALLAVSAMNGAVYDSTWNVFFKMNHSKLYQGMLATSLGPLDVAFGEISLALLRGVVYSSGFLVVMQLLGLNLSWWAILALPSVVLVALAFASFGMAVTSYMRTFQQMDWINFVMLPMFLFSATFYPLSVYPAWTQAVIQALPLWHAVELVRGFTTGAISIAVLGHVLYFAVMTAIGLVFTTRRLRVLFLD
- a CDS encoding ABC transporter permease, whose translation is MSALDTRRSAVAGGARPRRFGAWYAAEHRLLGIRAYLGTALATAIGSPYIYLYALGVGLASVVDRGTDANAALGISFLVFVAPALLATSAMTVASEEFTYPIFGGFKWNPVFQAMNASPLTPGQIIDGQVIGVAIRMAPTCIAYFLFMLLFGAVPLGTGFLAVFAALLTGMAIGVMVMAYVATLEQDTGQIAMLMRFVLTPLSLFSGTFFPLTQLPIWLQWIGWISPLWHGTELGRVATYGLEEPLWLTVAHVAYLLLWLAVGWTLARRVATRRLRK
- a CDS encoding ABC transporter ATP-binding protein, which gives rise to MPTPVITADRLVKKYGDHVAVDGLSFEVAPGESFGLLGPNGAGKSTTMRMIGAVSSRTGGTLDILGLDPDTHGPEIRSQLGVVPQADNLDLELKARDNLIVYGRYFGLPRKQVAARADELLEFAQLSDRANAKVDDLSGGMKRRLTIARALISEPRILLLDEPTTGLDPQARHILWDRLFRLKEQGTTLVLTTHYMDEAEQLCDRIIVVDEGRIMAEGSPASLIRDHSSREVLEVRFGSDRNEEASREIAGLGDRVEVLPDRVLVYASDGEAVLSRILEQGLTPITTLVRRSSLEDVFLRLTGRSLVE